The Candidatus Komeilibacteria bacterium CG_4_10_14_0_2_um_filter_37_10 region CAAAAGTATTTTTCTTAAAGACAACATTAGGACTTGGTATACTAATATCTCCTTTTGGTAATTTTTCTAATGCGTTTTCCATAATCTTAATTGATGCGTGTGCTTCTTTGATGCGGACAAGGAATCGCGCGCAAGCATCCCCATCTTGCTCAGTGACAATTTCATCAAGCAAAAGTTCGTCATAGGCCGCATACGGATAATCAATGCGAGCATCGTTTAGTATGCCAACAGCTTTTCCAGCAACTCCAATCACACCATGATTCCTAGCAATTTCTGCCGAGAGTACGCCCGTACCCTTTAGACGATTTAAAAGCGAGGTGTTATTAAGAGCTACTCCTATAACTTCGCTAAAGTCTTTACTCAAGTTTTTTAGTTCTGAAAATAACCTGTTTTTTTCTCTGTCATCAATATCTTTTGTTAGACCACTAATTATATTTACGCCCCGTAAAAATCGACTACCGGTAATTCTTTCGTTTATTAGCATAACCATTTCTCGTAATCGCGCACCTCCCGCTCCGCCAAAATTAAACCCTGTATCCATCATAATCGCCCCAATATCGCCAAAATGATTAGCTAATCTTTCTAACTCGGCATAAATAACTCGCAAGTATCGCGCGCGCGAAGGTACTACGGTATCATTTAATTTTTCCAATACCTGGCAAAAAGCGAGTGAGTGGCTAAATGAGCTATCACCGGAAATTTTCTCTGATAATTTTACTTTATCATTAAGCGGCAACACTTCAAATAATTTCTCACTGCCTTTGTGGGCATAGCCAAGCCGTGGCTCCAAAAGCACGATTCGTTCTCCGGCAACACTAAAGCGGAAATGTCCCGGTTCAATAATGCCAGCGTGAATGGGACCAACTGGAATTTCATAAATACCCTCGCCTTTAACTTCTTGAAAACTATAAGTGCCACTAGCTATTTGAGGTCTTTTTTGCCAATCATAATCTTTTCTTAAAGGAAAAACATCTATTGGCCAATTTTCGTGAAGAGTGATTGGT contains the following coding sequences:
- a CDS encoding NADH-quinone oxidoreductase subunit F is translated as MIKKKIKRFIPKGAQVEFYDNSATFEVSPLEIKKVAHDLYANKNLSLKLITATDEREDNGYFKVWYIFGMPKENLFIIPFILLKNKTEFPSISLMIYEALNYERKIKTFFGLDPIGCHDKRPITLHENWPIDVFPLRKDYDWQKRPQIASGTYSFQEVKGEGIYEIPVGPIHAGIIEPGHFRFSVAGERIVLLEPRLGYAHKGSEKLFEVLPLNDKVKLSEKISGDSSFSHSLAFCQVLEKLNDTVVPSRARYLRVIYAELERLANHFGDIGAIMMDTGFNFGGAGGARLREMVMLINERITGSRFLRGVNIISGLTKDIDDREKNRLFSELKNLSKDFSEVIGVALNNTSLLNRLKGTGVLSAEIARNHGVIGVAGKAVGILNDARIDYPYAAYDELLLDEIVTEQDGDACARFLVRIKEAHASIKIMENALEKLPKGDISIPSPNVVFKKNTFAICVVEGWRGEIAYFVTTDENGSISRVVPRDPSLI